Within Pungitius pungitius chromosome 18, fPunPun2.1, whole genome shotgun sequence, the genomic segment AAGTACGTTTCCATAAAAGAATTTCACAAATTGTACAGAATGTTCAATAAAGTCAGTGAGTCAAGTCTTGGATTACCTTTGACATCAATAAGTTGCATTTTGTCTTGCAAAATATAAAGAATACACCCCTATAGTATGTTGAAAAAGTCAATtgtatcaaaataaaaacagtatgGCATTTGGAAAAAGGTCCCAGCACAGCTTTTAACAAGTCAGTGTGGTGAACAAAATGCTGGAAAGCACTATATGAAAGTCATAATACAAGCCTCAGTATACAGGTCTCATCATAAGATGCCATAACAAGCCTTAAGTGCAATGTGTGTATTCTTTGTTTAAATTTAATTACAGGTTTGGTTAAGGTCACTATAGCAACTGCGTTATAAATATCAGACTGATACAAACGATCAAAAGTTCTTCAGTAAATTAAGACAGCCATCTCAGAATGTTTCCTTTTACCATTGTTTGTAAATTGTAAAACTCAAAAACTGGGACATCTACAGTACTTTTAATATATAAACATATCACATCATGAGGTCAGACGGACACAgctcaacaacaataaaataacaaaaaaacatgggGAGGAGAAGACTGATAGGAGAGAAATATGAACATATGAATATGAACATTgcacaaaatgcaaaaatagaCCATCAGGTGGCACGCTCTATACTAGCATTTTAAAATGCGATATGCACctattttttgtatttgaatgcacaGGTTTGTTCAATGCATGTTTTAATGGGTAATTGTTCATAAACGATAAATGAATGATGTGCACCCAGATGCATCACTTAGTTTTCCAAACCTCCCTGTAGGTTTGAGTCTGTACACAAAGCAAGATAAATCTCACTGTGACACGTTTAAAATCTCCACCCACCAGCATACAGGGCGCAGCCTGCAGAACTCTTGCACCATGTTAAACTTCACTCCCCATCTCATGATGGTACTCCAGCCCGCTCATCTTTAGTTATCATGCAGTGAGTGGCCCTGTGCGTCCCTATGTGTAATGACCTCAGACTGAGTCGCCAGGAAGGACTGCGGCCCTCCCGCCCCTTTCCCTACTGCTGTATGGAGTCCAGGTTATCTTTGATTCTTCGGGTCATGCTGGGGATCAGGTTTACGTGGTCGTCCACACAACTGCCCACACAGCTGTCCATCAGGGATCGAACAGCTGGTTCTTTAGCCCCAGTGTCAAAAAGATCCTTCGCCTTATCGTTGCAGTGCATCGTGCATCGGGTCAGACGGTCCTGAAGGGGCAGAGAGGTGAGATTgttgagacaaagacaaaatagaagTCCCAGTAAACTTGGTCAGGAGATGCATTGAAAAGGCAtctaaatacatacataaaaaacTATGCCATGAAAACTTGAAGCATTTCatagaaattaaatatatatgttgttGTAAAAAGTTCCTAAAAACCAAGTATAATATTTCATAAAATGGTTCAAATAAGGTCACAAAAGAGTCATAGAGTAGTATAGCACCTCATTAAAAAGCAATGAAAAGTCAGAGTAGATGGAGTGCAGCGCTCCTCGTCTAACGACCTCTAAAAGCCCTTTAAAACACTCAACAGGAACCGTGAGGGCTTCAAGGTCTTTCAACACACTCTGGAGGAGCCAGGGATCAAACCAGGAACCTTCCTATTTCTAGACGAATGCTCGACCTCCTGAGCCACCACTAAGTCATAAAAGATTCATAGTATGTCAGTCAACGTTTGATTGTATCCCATCGAATACTAACAATAAATAATTGTGTAACGTCACaatgtttggacacactttctcattgaatgacaAAACATGTTCAGACTTTAGACCGGTACTGTAGTATGTCATGAGTAAAAGATTGATATAGTATGTGATATTAATGTATAGAAAAGTAATATTACAGTATGTTATAGAAAAGGATAAACAAAATGACAGCAATGTTTCCCTTACCATTATTCCCGTAGTTATAAATTCATGAAAAGGTCATTATCAATAAAATGTCATCAACGCACAGAATGttgtgctgtaaaaaaaaagttaaaaaaaatctaattgtgTAGGTTTggacaatgaagaaaaaaaaatagatcccAATTGCATTACCTTCTCATTATTAGATTCCATAACAAGCCTTAAGTGCAATGTGtgtaatctttgttttaattcaaTTGCAGATTTGGTTAAGGTCACTATAGCAACCCCGTTAGAAATGTCAGACTGATACACAAACGATCGATGGAACAACCTTTAACGTGTGGCCTCTTCGAGGTGTCCAACCTTCAAAAATGTCACATACTCAAATGTCCCCTCACCTGAAACTTCTCCAGCTCCGAAGTGACCAGTCCCTGAGCCTGAGCCAGAGGAGTGTGGCACTTGTCGATGCACCGATGCACCACAGACATGGAGTCCGTGGGCCGATCACAGCAGTCTGCGCTGCACCTGAACATGCGACCCTGCAGCAAGACGCGCGCGCACATACACGTTATGGATACAGGTGCCGCACCACGCGCACAAATCATGTTTTCCGAAGATGAAATACACCTGCCTGCATTACGCGGATGTTGTCCCTCTCCAGGCTTTGGACCATTTCTTCCACCACGTTTTGTACGCGTGCCTGGTGAGCCTCCGCCATGTCGGTCGGTCCTGCGCGCGCCGTAAACTCTGCACGGATTTTCACGAGAAGAATCTAAACGGGACTGAACCGAAGTATCCGTAACGTCCCCGGGAAGTTATTTCACTTTACAGTTTGGCCAATTACTAAGGTCACCTCCATTCAAGCATGTTCAGGATGAGTGTTTGCACCGCTTCCGCTTTACTTCCGCAACAGCTTCCTATTCCGGTTCTTTCAAAACAATGTTTCAGTAAATTACCGATTTTGGATTTGCCGAGTTGCAGACTGAAGTTTTTGTAAATTAATTGGGGgttgattacattttaatcagcgATGAGGCTCAAAAAAAATTAAGCTCTAGCCTCTTCATGGAGTtctgctccaaaaatggcaGACCCATGATGAAaagtaatagtttttttttataagttgAGTTCAGATCGGCCGATTTGCGTCATTCCACCACTCTATCGCTTCGTTTAATTAGCCTgaataccagaggtgtggactcgagtcatgtgacttggactcgagtcagactcgagtcatgaatttgatgacttgagactcgactcgacaaaacgtacaaagacttgcaactcgacttggacttgaacaccgatgactcgtgacttgacttggactcgagccttttgactcgagaagacttgctacttcccatgaaaactgggggcaaacattttcacaccaccgcgccgctctgtttatctgcatctgtcaaaaacatgtgcgccacctgtatgcagagagcgctgcctgcacgacatccaatcactgcagtccatttgaccgtatcaacgagacagctcgttcatggttacaaacatcgggatttttgaacccggattcagactccgatggaaatcctcgccaacattatgtcaacgtccgttttaaagtagtgtaatgagctgagttaaagttattagttaatcagttatgcagatgttgcatgtgttcacgttatgctttgttaccagctgtagttacgcgagacaacccgagttttggggggccgtgtatgcggaagtgttcgttcggcgtggtgacggccaacagtgaccgaagttgagttgttttatataaataaatgcagcggagttgcaagccagtcatcgcctccttatttacgctgcagcattggggtgagcgttacagtactataacacagtcacagtcgatccaccattacccttcccttcgtagtctaggtctgtgaggcagcgcaccatcacccagggttccccgtccccactataataaaatgactcgaaatgactcgaaactaaaatggtacgacttgtgactcgacttgagacttgttggctgtgacttgtgactcgacttgggacttgcttcgtctttgactcgacttgactcgggactcgaggacaatgacttgagacttgcttgtgacttgcctaacagtgacttgatcccacctctgctgaaTACGCATAATGATGTCAGCGATCCTGTTCTTCCAGCGACTTTTACTTTGGAAAACGGCTAGAGCGTCACATGTCACTGtgattggataaaaaaaacgaCCCGAAATCCATAAttgatgtgaaaaacaaaaaaacgtaagACACATTTAGGGTTTTGTCGTTTCCATGGCTTGATGGGTATTGTACTGGAAGTTGATGATTTGTCTAAGCGAAATGAAACTTATATCACCGTAATCAGCGCGTTCTGCTCGTGTTGTTCTTACTCTTGttcgctcttcttcgccctccaatgtctagcacgcacgagcagacgatgtgaaacagcgccc encodes:
- the fam136a gene encoding protein FAM136A; the encoded protein is MAEAHQARVQNVVEEMVQSLERDNIRVMQGRMFRCSADCCDRPTDSMSVVHRCIDKCHTPLAQAQGLVTSELEKFQDRLTRCTMHCNDKAKDLFDTGAKEPAVRSLMDSCVGSCVDDHVNLIPSMTRRIKDNLDSIQQ